In Anaerolineales bacterium, one DNA window encodes the following:
- a CDS encoding glycosyltransferase family 4 protein produces MPKILYTAFDIVPSPKGASTHILHNIRGLVNCQYDVHLITPNDGLLPPEDTIEGARVTRIPQDLSQNFLARAVHFGRSVLSHLALRPEYDVVHFRNIWDGFHITQNKRKFGCKTLFEVNGLSSIELKYHYPGLDLELLAKIKEQEIATLHLSDTIICPSRVTRDFIASLGINRQLVTVIPNGVSPSDFSATPLPSREGREPVLLYIGTLADWQGLDIVIKALPKILEQQVVRLHIVGRGRSRQRKMLARQIRKLGLDEHVTVQPAVPHHEIPNLIASADICVAPLGLNDRNVTQGACPIKLLEYMAAGRPLLASNMPIVRELIREDVDGLLFSPNDPNDLARQALALLNDFKLSQRLAESASQRVLTKFTWHESQKKLGKVYERLLDPSAFGTYPKKGRLPPKSA; encoded by the coding sequence ATGCCGAAAATACTTTATACAGCCTTCGATATTGTACCAAGCCCCAAGGGGGCGTCAACGCATATTTTGCATAATATTCGCGGACTGGTCAATTGCCAATATGATGTCCATCTTATCACGCCCAACGATGGTTTGCTCCCCCCCGAAGATACTATTGAAGGCGCGCGCGTCACCCGCATCCCGCAGGACCTTTCGCAGAATTTTCTCGCCCGCGCCGTGCATTTTGGCAGGTCTGTGCTGTCGCATCTTGCGCTGCGCCCCGAATATGACGTTGTTCACTTTCGCAATATTTGGGACGGCTTTCACATTACGCAAAATAAAAGGAAGTTCGGCTGCAAGACACTCTTCGAGGTGAACGGACTGTCTTCGATAGAACTCAAATATCATTACCCCGGCCTGGATTTGGAGTTGCTTGCCAAGATCAAGGAGCAGGAGATTGCCACCCTGCACCTGAGTGACACGATTATTTGTCCCTCACGGGTGACTCGCGACTTCATCGCCTCGCTCGGAATTAACCGACAATTGGTGACTGTCATCCCAAACGGGGTCAGCCCTTCAGATTTTTCCGCCACCCCGTTGCCCAGCCGCGAAGGACGTGAGCCTGTCCTGCTCTATATCGGCACCCTTGCCGATTGGCAGGGCTTGGATATCGTCATCAAGGCTTTGCCGAAAATTCTCGAACAACAAGTTGTTCGACTCCATATCGTCGGGCGCGGACGTTCCCGTCAGCGCAAGATGCTAGCCAGGCAGATCCGCAAACTCGGCTTGGACGAGCATGTGACCGTCCAGCCTGCCGTGCCGCATCACGAAATCCCAAATCTCATTGCCAGCGCGGATATTTGCGTGGCTCCGCTTGGCTTGAATGACCGCAATGTGACGCAGGGAGCCTGTCCCATCAAGCTGCTGGAATACATGGCGGCGGGACGCCCCCTGCTGGCATCCAATATGCCCATCGTGCGTGAACTCATCCGTGAAGATGTGGATGGTCTGCTCTTCTCCCCGAACGACCCCAACGACCTTGCGCGTCAGGCGCTGGCGCTGCTGAACGATTTTAAGCTATCCCAACGCCTTGCCGAATCCGCCTCCCAGCGCGTGCTGACAAAGTTTACATGGCACGAGTCGCAGAAAAAGTTGGGGAAGGTGTATGAAAGACTATTGGACCCCTCCGCCTTCGGCACCTACCCAAAGAAAGGCAGGCTGCCCCCCAAATCCGCATGA
- a CDS encoding acyl-CoA thioesterase — MPISPTYTKTVTIRKSAIDGNGHVNNVAYVQWMQDIALEHYNSIGGIAAQGPDSTWVIREHRIEYLLPAFEGEEIEIRTWVENIRKVRSLRKYEFVRKSDGKVLVKGETDWVFVDVKTGNPKAIPMEVGNVFTSTQPPPNPQ; from the coding sequence ATGCCCATCTCCCCCACCTACACAAAGACCGTCACGATTCGCAAATCCGCCATTGACGGGAACGGACATGTCAACAACGTCGCCTATGTACAATGGATGCAGGACATTGCCCTCGAGCATTACAACTCCATCGGCGGCATCGCAGCACAGGGACCTGATTCCACGTGGGTCATCCGCGAACATCGCATCGAATATCTGCTCCCCGCGTTTGAAGGCGAGGAGATCGAAATCCGCACCTGGGTGGAGAATATCCGCAAGGTGCGCTCACTGCGAAAGTATGAATTTGTGCGGAAGAGCGATGGGAAAGTGTTGGTGAAGGGCGAAACGGACTGGGTCTTTGTAGATGTGAAAACAGGAAATCCGAAGGCGATACCAATGGAAGTGGGGAATGTGTTTACCTCCACACAGCCTCCCCCAAATCCGCAATAA
- a CDS encoding cation diffusion facilitator family transporter yields the protein MHDHSHIGDLTQQTTKRLALSLTLTALFVLVEVAAGIWGNSLALLTDAAHNFTDVIALGLSWYALRITAKPANAGKTFGYHRVGILVALVNSTTLILIALGIFYEAWRRFISPAEVNAPVLIGVGIAAFIINLVTALLVKKGSENDLNLRSAFLHLMGDVLSTLGAVIAGVLIFFTNWNWLDPLVSVLIGVFILWSAWGILRQSIHILLESTPANIDVPKMLKDICAVEGVLGIHDLHVWSINENLRLLSAHVVTDNIPVSEGTSIQQTIYEILATSYNIQHTTLQLECEGCHENLLYCHILTERYEA from the coding sequence ATGCACGATCATTCTCACATCGGCGACCTCACCCAGCAAACCACCAAACGCCTCGCGCTTTCACTGACCCTCACTGCCCTCTTCGTGCTGGTTGAAGTGGCGGCAGGCATTTGGGGCAACAGCCTCGCGCTGCTCACCGATGCCGCGCACAACTTCACGGATGTCATCGCTCTCGGCTTGAGCTGGTATGCCTTGCGCATCACCGCCAAACCCGCCAACGCCGGCAAGACCTTCGGCTATCATCGTGTGGGGATTCTCGTGGCGCTGGTCAACTCGACGACATTGATCCTGATCGCGCTGGGCATTTTCTACGAGGCCTGGCGTCGGTTCATCTCCCCGGCTGAGGTCAATGCGCCAGTTCTGATCGGCGTCGGCATCGCGGCGTTCATCATCAACCTTGTCACCGCCCTGCTCGTCAAAAAGGGAAGTGAGAACGACCTCAACCTGCGGAGCGCCTTCCTGCACCTGATGGGAGATGTCCTGTCTACACTGGGGGCGGTCATCGCGGGTGTGCTGATCTTCTTCACGAACTGGAACTGGCTCGATCCGCTTGTCAGTGTATTGATCGGCGTGTTCATCCTGTGGAGCGCGTGGGGCATTTTGCGCCAATCCATTCACATCCTGCTCGAAAGCACCCCCGCAAATATCGACGTCCCAAAAATGCTGAAAGATATTTGTGCCGTCGAAGGTGTGCTTGGCATCCACGACCTGCATGTATGGAGCATCAACGAAAATCTGCGGCTGCTCTCCGCGCATGTGGTGACGGACAATATCCCGGTCAGTGAAGGGACATCCATCCAACAGACCATCTACGAAATACTTGCTACCAGCTATAACATCCAGCATACGACGCTGCAACTGGAATGCGAAGGCTGTCATGAAAATCTTTTGTATTGCCATATCCTGACGGAACGTTATGAAGCATAA
- a CDS encoding rhodanese-like domain-containing protein has product MFNKIRFVNILLLMAFLLAACQTAQEPQVGIEADMGGYKYRVISVPEAQTMLENKDFVMLNVYTPWEKDIPQTDLRIGYDVLAENMDQLPAEKDAKIVVYCLSGGMSKKAVATLVTKGYTNIWMLDGGISTWEAAGLPTEK; this is encoded by the coding sequence ATGTTCAACAAAATTCGTTTCGTAAATATCCTATTGCTCATGGCGTTCCTGCTCGCTGCCTGCCAAACTGCCCAAGAACCACAGGTCGGCATCGAAGCAGACATGGGTGGATACAAGTACCGCGTCATTTCTGTGCCTGAAGCGCAGACCATGCTGGAGAACAAAGACTTCGTCATGCTCAACGTCTACACCCCGTGGGAGAAGGACATTCCGCAGACCGATCTGCGCATCGGCTACGACGTGCTCGCAGAAAACATGGACCAACTCCCAGCAGAGAAAGATGCGAAGATCGTCGTCTATTGCTTAAGCGGGGGCATGTCCAAGAAAGCCGTTGCCACACTGGTCACCAAGGGCTATACCAACATCTGGATGCTGGATGGCGGAATCTCCACGTGGGAGGCGGCAGGCTTGCCAACAGAAAAATAA
- a CDS encoding rhodanese-like domain-containing protein, which yields MPKKKKNSKNSSFPTILFVGGGIALIAAAFMLFSQNSNPAPVAEAPIEEEIPYPEISRVSLTEAKAALDSGSAILLDVRSAEAFAGQHITGAVNIPVNDLEARLGELDPNQWIIPYCT from the coding sequence ATGCCAAAAAAGAAGAAAAACAGCAAGAACTCCTCTTTCCCAACCATCCTGTTCGTTGGCGGTGGTATCGCATTGATCGCTGCGGCGTTTATGCTTTTCAGCCAGAACAGCAACCCTGCGCCGGTTGCCGAAGCGCCCATCGAAGAGGAAATTCCGTATCCTGAAATTTCCAGAGTCTCTCTTACTGAAGCCAAGGCGGCGTTGGATTCTGGGTCTGCAATCCTTCTGGATGTACGTTCAGCCGAAGCGTTTGCAGGGCAGCATATTACAGGCGCCGTCAACATCCCAGTCAACGATCTGGAAGCGCGCCTCGGCGAACTCGACCCAAATCAGTGGATCATCCCCTACTGCACCTGA
- a CDS encoding metalloregulator ArsR/SmtB family transcription factor → MKLTELKAIQLAELFSSLSDASRIRIIAKLMGGEMSVRTLADGLGMTESAVSHQLRGLRQMHLVRTRKSGRQVFYSLDDEHVSRLFTLGLDHVQHG, encoded by the coding sequence ATGAAACTTACCGAACTAAAAGCCATCCAGTTAGCCGAACTCTTCAGCTCCCTCAGCGACGCGAGCCGTATCCGCATCATTGCCAAACTCATGGGCGGGGAAATGAGCGTCCGCACCCTCGCGGATGGACTCGGCATGACCGAATCCGCCGTCTCCCATCAACTGCGCGGATTACGTCAAATGCACCTCGTCCGCACGCGGAAATCTGGCAGGCAAGTCTTCTATTCACTGGACGACGAGCATGTCTCGCGCCTGTTCACCTTGGGATTGGACCATGTCCAACATGGATAA
- a CDS encoding nucleoside recognition domain-containing protein produces MTTYLKNPEDIINNAQSLRWQIGVDFHEKLMESIYTDAAQIADRAVIRPDKKPRFDLDRTIDKLVTSRTWGFPMMLVLLTLVFWLTIAGANMPSTMLATLLLDIIHPFLKSVSASIGIPWFIDGLLLDGMYLATAWVISVMLPPMAIFFPLFTLLEDFGYLPRVAFNLDNLFRKAGAHGKQALSMTMGFGCNAAGVVATRIIDSPRERMIAILTNNFALCNGRWPTQILIASLFIGALAPAYLGGLISALAVVGIAALGVLLTFVSSWALSRTVLKGEVSTFSLELPPYRPPRIWQTIYTSFIDRTLIVLWRAVVFAMPAGAVIWLASNINIAGESIAAHLINFLNPVGLLIGLNGVILLAYVVAIPANEIVIPTILMLTVLVTGTTDVGAGAGVMFELESDTQTLALFHAGGWTLLTAVNLMLFSLIHNPCSTTIYTIYKETVSKKWTMVAALMPVVMGFIVTFVVALVWRFIESLL; encoded by the coding sequence ATGACAACCTACTTAAAAAATCCCGAAGACATCATCAACAACGCGCAATCCCTGCGCTGGCAGATCGGCGTGGATTTCCACGAGAAATTGATGGAATCCATCTACACCGATGCGGCTCAGATCGCAGACCGTGCCGTCATCCGCCCCGACAAAAAACCGCGCTTCGACCTCGACCGGACGATTGACAAACTGGTCACCAGCCGCACTTGGGGCTTCCCCATGATGCTGGTTTTGCTGACACTCGTCTTCTGGTTGACGATCGCAGGCGCGAACATGCCTTCAACCATGCTTGCTACCCTGCTGTTGGACATAATTCATCCCTTCTTGAAAAGCGTCTCCGCGAGCATCGGCATCCCGTGGTTCATCGACGGATTGCTGCTGGATGGCATGTATCTCGCCACAGCCTGGGTCATTAGCGTGATGCTCCCGCCGATGGCGATCTTCTTCCCGCTCTTCACTTTGCTGGAAGATTTCGGTTATCTGCCGCGTGTGGCATTCAATCTGGATAACCTGTTCCGAAAGGCAGGCGCGCACGGCAAACAAGCCTTGAGCATGACGATGGGCTTTGGCTGCAATGCGGCAGGCGTGGTCGCCACGCGTATCATTGACAGTCCGCGCGAGCGCATGATCGCAATCCTCACAAATAACTTCGCGCTCTGCAACGGACGCTGGCCCACACAAATCTTGATCGCCTCTCTTTTTATCGGCGCGTTAGCCCCTGCCTACTTGGGAGGCTTGATCTCGGCATTGGCGGTGGTGGGGATCGCGGCATTAGGTGTATTGCTGACGTTTGTGTCATCCTGGGCGCTCTCGCGTACCGTGCTAAAGGGCGAAGTCTCCACCTTTAGTTTGGAACTCCCCCCCTACCGCCCGCCAAGAATTTGGCAGACCATTTACACATCCTTCATTGACCGCACCCTGATCGTCCTCTGGCGCGCGGTAGTTTTCGCGATGCCCGCAGGTGCAGTGATCTGGCTGGCATCCAATATCAACATCGCCGGAGAAAGTATTGCCGCCCATTTGATTAATTTCCTGAATCCGGTGGGTTTGCTGATCGGTTTGAACGGCGTGATCCTTCTGGCATATGTCGTTGCCATCCCCGCCAATGAGATCGTCATCCCGACCATCCTGATGTTGACCGTCCTTGTCACCGGAACGACTGATGTTGGCGCCGGCGCGGGCGTAATGTTCGAACTCGAATCAGATACCCAGACGCTGGCACTTTTCCACGCAGGCGGCTGGACCCTGCTGACGGCGGTCAACCTGATGCTATTCAGCCTGATCCACAACCCATGCAGTACGACCATCTACACGATCTACAAGGAAACCGTCAGCAAAAAATGGACGATGGTTGCCGCCCTTATGCCGGTGGTGATGGGCTTTATCGTCACCTTCGTTGTGGCGCTGGTCTGGCGGTTTATTGAAAGCCTTTTGTGA
- a CDS encoding FeoB small GTPase domain-containing protein: MTAQTPTQETTAACEACPVHNAAALKKLGVDMTNFDFVVALAGNPNTGKSTVFNALTGLRQHTGNWPGKTVTRAEGGFEYGENKYKLVDLPGTYSLLATSLDEEVARDFILFGQPDVTIVVVDATRLERNLNLVLQVMEITNRVVVALNLMDEAKRHGLQVDERRLARDLGVPVVPMSARQGQGIAELLKAVSEVAKGEVVGTPYRVKYVSPELKKAVDELTAQIDTAFPDLPNARWVALRLLDGDERIAEALRKGELGDLTHGSIEQRAAQLQVIGNQ; the protein is encoded by the coding sequence ATGACCGCTCAAACCCCAACTCAAGAGACAACCGCCGCATGTGAGGCTTGTCCGGTTCATAATGCCGCCGCGCTGAAAAAACTCGGCGTGGATATGACCAACTTCGATTTCGTGGTCGCATTGGCGGGCAACCCCAATACTGGCAAAAGCACGGTCTTCAACGCCCTGACCGGTTTGCGTCAACACACGGGCAACTGGCCCGGCAAGACCGTCACACGCGCAGAGGGTGGCTTCGAATACGGTGAAAACAAATACAAACTGGTGGACCTGCCCGGCACGTATTCACTGCTGGCAACCAGCCTGGATGAAGAAGTGGCGCGCGATTTCATCCTGTTCGGTCAGCCCGACGTGACCATCGTTGTGGTGGATGCCACGCGCCTCGAACGCAACCTGAACCTTGTGCTGCAAGTGATGGAAATTACCAACCGCGTGGTGGTGGCTTTGAATTTGATGGATGAAGCGAAACGCCACGGGCTTCAAGTTGACGAAAGACGCCTCGCGCGCGACTTGGGCGTGCCCGTCGTCCCCATGTCTGCCCGCCAGGGACAGGGGATCGCGGAACTCTTAAAAGCAGTCAGTGAAGTTGCAAAAGGCGAAGTGGTCGGCACACCGTATCGCGTCAAGTATGTTTCCCCCGAACTCAAGAAAGCCGTTGACGAATTGACGGCCCAGATCGATACTGCCTTCCCCGACCTGCCCAATGCCCGTTGGGTGGCGTTGCGCCTGCTCGACGGCGATGAACGCATCGCCGAAGCCCTGCGCAAAGGTGAATTGGGCGACCTGACCCACGGCAGCATCGAACAACGCGCAGCCCAGCTGCAAGTGATCGGGAATCAATGA
- a CDS encoding iron dependent repressor, metal binding and dimerization domain protein, whose protein sequence is MNLVWLLIFTVTIWVIFRPEQGAFWRWQRAQKLTTKVFQEDALKHIHQCEIDGDKPSIKSLAGALNTSPDEIAKILDTLASHELLEFQGTEFHLTSAGRDYALRIIRAHRLYERYLADETGYNETDWHDRAERFEHMLTTDEANALSARLGNPTHDPHGDPIPTASGQIFQVEHTPLTNMAINKPARIVHLEDEPEVVYAQLVAEGLHVGQVVRLLESSPQRVRFWAGGDEHLLAPVVAANIAVTPMPEMAQQVEVKGEALSSLKPGQTARVAQLSYRIRGAERRRLLDLGVLPGTKISNEMSSASGDPSAYCIRDAVIALRKSQADLIFINKQDEDTQ, encoded by the coding sequence ATGAACTTGGTCTGGCTACTCATATTTACTGTCACCATCTGGGTCATCTTTCGCCCCGAGCAAGGCGCTTTCTGGCGCTGGCAGCGCGCACAAAAACTGACCACAAAAGTGTTTCAGGAAGATGCGCTCAAGCACATCCACCAATGTGAGATCGACGGTGACAAACCATCGATCAAGAGTTTGGCAGGCGCGCTCAACACCAGCCCGGATGAGATCGCAAAAATTCTCGACACCCTTGCATCTCATGAACTTCTGGAATTCCAAGGCACAGAATTTCATCTCACATCCGCCGGGCGGGATTATGCGCTGCGAATCATCCGCGCGCATCGTCTTTACGAACGCTACCTCGCGGATGAGACCGGCTACAACGAGACCGACTGGCACGACCGAGCTGAGCGCTTCGAACACATGCTGACTACTGACGAAGCCAACGCGCTTTCCGCCCGCCTTGGCAACCCGACCCACGACCCGCACGGCGATCCCATCCCCACCGCCAGCGGACAGATTTTCCAGGTCGAACACACCCCATTGACGAATATGGCGATCAATAAACCTGCCCGCATCGTCCATTTGGAGGATGAACCTGAAGTGGTCTATGCCCAACTCGTGGCGGAGGGACTGCACGTCGGGCAGGTGGTGCGGCTGCTCGAATCTTCGCCGCAGCGTGTGCGCTTCTGGGCTGGCGGAGACGAGCACCTGCTCGCCCCGGTCGTCGCGGCAAATATCGCAGTAACGCCAATGCCTGAGATGGCGCAGCAGGTCGAGGTTAAGGGAGAGGCGCTTTCCAGCCTCAAACCCGGGCAGACTGCGCGTGTCGCACAACTTTCGTATCGCATCCGCGGCGCAGAACGTCGCCGCTTGTTGGATCTCGGCGTTTTACCCGGCACAAAAATATCGAACGAAATGAGCAGCGCATCCGGCGATCCATCCGCATACTGCATCCGTGATGCGGTGATCGCTTTGCGCAAATCACAAGCTGATCTGATCTTTATCAATAAACAGGATGAGGATACACAATGA
- a CDS encoding metal ABC transporter permease: MSSAQIEIQIIASIVAVACALPGVFLVLRRMAMMSDAISHTVLLGIVIAFFITKSLNSPLLLVGAALMGVITVVLVELLNRTQLVREDAAIGLVFPAIFSIAVILITRFAGDVHLDTDAVLLGELVFAPFNRLKLFGMDIGPEALYTTGGILLLNLVFVLVFYKELKLATFDPALAAALGFAPTLIHYALMTLVSLTAVGSFDAVGSVLVVAFMIAPPAAAYLLTDRLSRMLIYSALIGIFSAVSGYWLAYLLDASIAGSMATMTGVSFLISYLFAPERGLLAHARRRQNQRIEFALTMLTMHIANHTAAHEAEIENEVVHLNEHLKWTPQFAMEVVGIAERNGLIQQRNGLLTLTDSGLKRSQQEFSS, translated from the coding sequence ATGTCATCCGCACAAATTGAAATTCAGATCATCGCTTCCATCGTTGCAGTCGCGTGCGCATTGCCTGGTGTCTTCCTTGTGCTGCGCCGCATGGCAATGATGAGCGACGCCATCAGTCACACGGTTTTGCTTGGCATCGTCATCGCGTTCTTCATTACAAAGAGTCTCAACTCGCCGTTGCTGCTTGTTGGCGCGGCGTTAATGGGTGTCATCACCGTCGTCCTCGTGGAATTGCTCAACCGCACGCAACTGGTGCGCGAAGACGCTGCCATTGGTTTGGTCTTCCCCGCCATCTTCAGCATCGCGGTCATTCTCATCACGCGCTTTGCGGGCGACGTGCATCTCGATACCGATGCCGTCCTGCTCGGCGAACTGGTCTTTGCGCCGTTCAACCGCCTCAAACTTTTCGGCATGGATATTGGACCCGAAGCGCTGTACACCACCGGCGGCATTCTGCTGCTCAACCTGGTCTTTGTGCTCGTCTTTTACAAGGAACTCAAACTCGCCACCTTCGACCCCGCCCTTGCCGCCGCGCTTGGCTTCGCGCCCACCCTCATTCACTACGCACTGATGACGTTGGTTTCACTCACTGCCGTCGGTTCCTTCGACGCCGTCGGCTCGGTGCTGGTGGTCGCGTTCATGATCGCGCCGCCCGCCGCCGCATACTTATTGACCGACCGCCTCTCGCGCATGTTGATCTATTCCGCGCTGATCGGGATATTCTCCGCCGTGAGCGGATACTGGCTCGCCTATCTTTTGGATGCCTCCATCGCGGGCTCGATGGCGACGATGACAGGCGTTTCTTTCTTAATCTCGTACCTGTTCGCCCCCGAGCGCGGACTCCTCGCCCATGCACGGCGCCGCCAAAACCAGCGCATCGAGTTCGCACTGACCATGCTCACCATGCACATCGCCAATCACACCGCCGCACATGAAGCAGAAATCGAGAACGAAGTTGTTCATCTCAACGAGCATCTCAAATGGACGCCGCAATTCGCGATGGAAGTCGTCGGCATCGCCGAACGCAACGGCTTGATCCAACAAAGGAACGGTCTGCTTACACTGACAGACAGCGGACTGAAAAGATCACAACAGGAATTCAGTTCGTGA
- a CDS encoding metal ABC transporter permease: protein MDISQLFYDLFFDYTLRTVALGSAILGIVSGALGSFAVLRKQSLLGDAISHAALPGIVIAFLLTRSREPVILMFGASIAGWLATLFMLNIIRTTRIKDDSALGLVLSVFFGFGLMLLTFTQRLPDATQAGLDKFLFGQAATLLQRDVVTMAIIGTLAIILLIAFWKEFKLITFDTEYAASLGYPVRFLDVLLTTLLVIAIVLGLQTVGVVLMSAMIVAPAAAARQWTDKLKNMVVLGGLFGAIAGVSGTLISGSAEKIPTGPVIVLCMSAIVLFSMLFATNRGLVWNWFRNLQNRRHLRAQAVLGDLNTLAMQHPNEERGHSSAVLRAMSTNPDGVSLALQQLKEQGYAQELGKDAWALTQSGLDEAGKSQEKEA from the coding sequence ATGGACATCTCTCAACTTTTTTACGATCTCTTCTTTGATTACACCCTGCGCACCGTGGCGTTAGGCTCGGCGATTCTGGGAATCGTCAGCGGGGCGCTTGGGTCGTTCGCAGTGCTGCGCAAGCAAAGCCTGCTCGGGGACGCAATTTCCCACGCAGCATTGCCGGGCATCGTGATCGCCTTTTTGCTCACCCGCAGCCGTGAGCCTGTCATCCTCATGTTCGGCGCGTCAATCGCGGGCTGGCTGGCGACGCTCTTCATGCTCAATATCATCCGCACCACACGCATCAAAGACGATAGCGCGCTGGGGCTGGTGCTCTCAGTCTTCTTCGGCTTCGGCTTGATGCTGCTGACCTTCACCCAACGTCTGCCCGATGCCACGCAAGCGGGCTTGGACAAGTTCCTCTTTGGTCAAGCCGCCACCTTGTTACAACGTGACGTGGTAACGATGGCGATCATCGGCACGCTGGCGATCATTCTGCTGATCGCCTTCTGGAAGGAATTCAAACTCATCACATTCGATACCGAATACGCAGCAAGCCTTGGCTACCCTGTCCGTTTTTTGGATGTATTGCTCACCACCCTGCTGGTCATCGCCATTGTGCTTGGCTTGCAAACCGTGGGCGTGGTGCTGATGTCCGCGATGATCGTGGCGCCAGCCGCGGCGGCGCGTCAGTGGACGGACAAACTCAAGAACATGGTCGTCCTCGGCGGGCTGTTCGGCGCGATTGCGGGAGTCAGTGGAACGCTCATCAGCGGTTCGGCGGAAAAGATTCCAACGGGTCCAGTGATTGTCTTATGTATGAGCGCCATCGTCCTGTTCTCGATGCTGTTCGCCACCAACCGCGGACTGGTCTGGAACTGGTTCCGTAATTTGCAGAACCGACGTCACCTGCGCGCACAGGCAGTACTGGGCGATCTCAACACACTTGCCATGCAGCATCCCAACGAAGAACGCGGACATTCCTCCGCGGTGCTGCGGGCGATGAGCACCAATCCCGATGGCGTTTCGTTAGCGTTACAGCAACTCAAAGAACAAGGCTATGCTCAGGAGCTCGGCAAAGATGCCTGGGCGTTGACTCAGTCTGGGTTGGATGAAGCAGGTAAATCTCAAGAGAAGGAAGCGTAA
- a CDS encoding metal ABC transporter ATP-binding protein, giving the protein MAVNAIDVTDLTIAYKDKPVLWDVDMEVPSGTLMAIVGPNGAGKTTMIKSILGLIKPAAGQVLVYGKPYAEQRHLVGYVPQRGSVDWDFPTSVLDVVMMGRYGALGWLKRPGASERAAALDALDKVGMKSFAERQISQLSGGQQQRVFLARALVQDAQLYFMDEPFQGVDATTERAIVTLLQELRSAGKTVVVVHHDLQTVPEYFDWVTMLNVRRIACGPVGEVFTDQNLRKAYGGKVAFLSADDAVKNGKH; this is encoded by the coding sequence ATGGCTGTCAATGCAATTGATGTGACCGATCTTACGATCGCCTACAAGGACAAACCCGTGTTATGGGACGTGGATATGGAAGTGCCATCGGGTACGTTGATGGCGATTGTGGGACCGAATGGCGCGGGCAAGACCACGATGATCAAATCCATTTTGGGGTTGATCAAACCCGCCGCGGGACAAGTGCTTGTGTATGGCAAGCCGTATGCAGAGCAGCGTCATCTCGTTGGCTATGTGCCCCAACGCGGCAGCGTGGATTGGGACTTCCCCACCAGTGTCTTGGATGTGGTCATGATGGGACGCTATGGCGCACTCGGCTGGCTCAAACGACCAGGCGCTTCAGAACGCGCCGCAGCGTTGGATGCCCTCGATAAAGTTGGGATGAAGTCCTTTGCCGAGCGGCAGATCAGCCAACTCTCTGGCGGACAGCAGCAGCGTGTCTTTTTGGCGCGCGCGCTCGTACAGGATGCGCAACTGTATTTTATGGATGAACCCTTCCAAGGCGTGGATGCCACTACTGAACGCGCCATCGTCACTTTGTTGCAGGAATTGCGCTCGGCTGGAAAAACCGTAGTCGTCGTTCACCACGACTTGCAGACCGTGCCCGAATACTTCGACTGGGTCACCATGCTCAACGTCCGCCGCATTGCCTGCGGACCTGTGGGCGAAGTCTTCACCGATCAGAATCTGCGCAAGGCATATGGCGGCAAGGTCGCCTTCTTGAGCGCGGATGACGCTGTGAAGAATGGAAAGCATTAA